The Brienomyrus brachyistius isolate T26 unplaced genomic scaffold, BBRACH_0.4 scaffold51, whole genome shotgun sequence genome includes a window with the following:
- the LOC125723809 gene encoding galectin-5-like: MMWSEEPNQPCWPGEQPARSNLPYFPGQPTSSTAPSWPGNPGQSARQPGQVLCPEQPNPPIVPAWQGQSSWPAQPAIPALHPGQPGWPGQTPSTPSQPWPCPPIAPLAVPYHIDLPRGVYDRMLITIRGQVNPNANKITINLLRGKDIALHINPRFSEAGKQVVVRNHWVDESWGREERELQAPFPFTRGAPFEMKILCTYNEFKVAVNNTQVLEFKHRIRELNQINRIDICDDMTLASISVDNLS; this comes from the exons ATGATGTGGTCTGAAGAGCCAAACCAACCATGCTGGCCTGGAGAACAACCAGCTCGGTCAAACCTCCCCTATTTTCCTGGGCAACCAACCTCATCTACTGCCCCCAGCTGGCCTGGAAACCCAGGTCAATCAGCTAGACAACCAGGCCAGGTGCTCTGCCCAGAGCAGCCAAACCCACCTATTGTACCTGCCTGGCAAGGACAGTCCAGTTGGCCCGCTCAGCCAGCCATACCCGCCCTGCACCCCGGCCAGCCCGGATGGCCCGGCCAGACCCCATCCACTCCATCCCAGCCCTGGCCCTGCCCACCCATTGCACCATTG GCAGTACCGTACCACATCGACCTCCCGAGAGGAGTGTATGACAGGATGCTGATCACCATCCGCGGGCAGGTCAACCCCAATGCTAACAA GATTACCATCAATTTGCTGCGGGGTAAGGACATTGCCCTGCACATCAACCCACGCTTTAGTGAGGCTGGCAAGCAGGTGGTGGTGAGGAACCACTGGGTGGATGAGTCCTGGGGCCGGGAGGAGAGAGAGCTGCAGGCCCCCTTCCCCTTCACCAGGGGCGCGCCCTTTGAG ATGAAGATCCTGTGCACTTACAATGAATTCAAGGTTGCAGTGAACAACACACAAGTGTTGGAGTTCAAGCATCGCATACGAGAGCTGAATCAAATCAACCGCATCGACATCTGTGATGACATGACCCTCGCATCCATCAGTGTGGATAACTTGTCCTGA
- the LOC125723804 gene encoding trissin receptor, with protein sequence MEHQEWMGSNKSSFPDQMDGFRKQLLIIQFFLSITGILGNIILFASIIRMNHMKTFEIFLFGLATSNLVMLINVEVYDVTLLFYSQSWSLPLNCCSAVRFLKVFGVTASMYFTVLICAFRYQKLRDAGTRGQMPVPLDNILVAGVASWVGMLLAAILAVPTFFIDFDVSTYTGNVSCSMDIFHCFQGPCPVAHAIYKYVFLLILNFLPFVIVTGCSCLILRIILHQQKLIHDHELIEDVHHHMHHHHHHHHHDHHHHHHHHHNLHKSTIAILAAMGICQVTWASYLTLYLAFDSYTFQFWPEAEFYITTLYATISPYVYGIGNNFFSINHCIR encoded by the coding sequence ATGGAGCACCAGGAGTGGATGGGAAGTAATAAAAGCAGCTTTCCAGATCAAATGGATGGATTCAGAAAGCAACTGCTAATCATCCAGTTCTTCTTATCCATAACCGGAATTCTGGGAAACATCATTCTATTTGCATCTATCATCAGAATGAATCACATGAAGACCTTTGAGATCTTCTTGTTTGGACTAGCCACTTCAAACCTGGTAatgctcataaatgtggagGTTTATGATGTGACGCTCCTCTTTTACTCACAGTCATGGTCTTTGCCTTTAAACTGCTGCAGTGCCGTGAGATTTCTCAAGGTTTTTGGGGTCACCGCTTCAATGTACTTCACAGTGCTGATCTGTGCTTTCCGCTACCAGAAGCTTCGGGATGCTGGGACACGAGGACAGATGCCGGTGCCTTTGGACAACATCCTTGTAGCCGGTGTGGCCAGCTGGGTCGGTATGCTTCTGGCTGCCATTCTGGCAGTCCCCACTTTTTTCATCGATTTTGATGTGTCCACCTACACCGGCAATGTCAGCTGCTCCATGGACATCTTCCATTGTTTCCAGGGGCCCTGCCCAGTCGCCCATGCCATATATAAGTATGTGTTCCTCCTCATCCTGAATTTCTTGCCCTTTGTCATTGTCACTGGCTGTAGCTGCCTCATCCTTCGGATCATTCTGCATCAGCAAAAGCTCATACATGACCATGAACTCATTGAGGATGTTCATCACCACAtgcaccatcatcatcaccatcatcatcatgatcatcatcatcatcaccatcatcatcacaacCTCCACAAGAGCACCATTGCAATCCTGGCTGCTATGGGAATCTGCCAGGTGACATGGGCATCATACCTGACTTTGTACTTAGCTTTCGATTCTTATACATTCCAGTTTTGGCCTGAAGCTGAATTCTACATCACCACCCTATATGCCACCATCAGCCCATATGTGTACGGTATTGGAAATAACTTCTTCTCTATTAATCACTGCATTAGGTGA